Sequence from the Thermocaproicibacter melissae genome:
GCACAAGCAAACGGGAGCGCAGCCTCCTGGTCTCCCCCGCACAGGCCGCAGAATTCTAAGACAAGAATCGGCCGAATTCTTTTCCCGCCGGCCAGCAAGCTGTACCGCATGGCGCGGAAGAGCTCCGACTGCATCAGAGTAGTCTCGGGAACATATCTGGCGAGGGCTTCCTCGACCGCAGAAATGTAATCGGCACGGTCAATCCTGCCCATCAGCCTGTTCCCCCTTCTCTGTTATTGTTTTGATTTTCTGCTCCGCTGCGGAAAGCTTATGGTAGCAAAAAGCAGCAAGCTCAGAACCTTCTTCAAAAAGCTTCATGGATTCCTCAAGCGGCGTATCGCCTTTTTCCAGTAAATCTACAATTTCACTGAGTCTTTTCAAGGCTGTTTCAAATGTCATTTTCTTATTCATTTTCGCCCTCAGCTTCCTTTTCATCGACGGTGCAGTGTAAGGTTCCGTCCGAAAAACGTACTGCTATCTTATCATGGACGGAAATCTTTTCCGCACTCGTCACAATCTTTCCTTCCTCATTAAAGACTTCCGCGTAGCCTCTTGAAAGAACAGAAAGCGGGCTCAGCGCATTCAGTTTTCCGCATAAGGCTGAGACGCGTTCCTTCTCATGTTCGATATTCCGCTGGGCGGATTCCGTCATTTGACCGAAAAGACGGTCAACTTCCAACTTTTTCAGTTCAACGCTTTCAAGCGGGTTCTTCAGAAAGCGGTTCTGGGAAAGCACGGATAGTTCCGCCTTTGCATTTGCTACTTTATCCGATGCTGCACGAATCAAATTCATTCTCAGCGTCTCAACGCTTGCCATCAGCTCTGTGGAATCCGGTACGGCGAGCTCTGCCGCTGCAGAAGGGGTCGGCGCCCGAAGGTCGGCTGCAAAATCACAGATGGTAAAATCTGTTTCATGGCCGACGGCGGAAATGACCGGAATCTCGGATTCCGCAACAGCACGCGCGACGATTTCCTCGTTAAACGGCCACAAGTCCTCCAAGGACCCTCCGCCCCGGCCAACAATGATAACATCGGCGCATTTTAACCGATTGATTTGCCGAATCGCTGCCACAATCTGCGGTGCAGCAGTATCCCCTTGCACCTGTACCGGACAGAAGATTACTTCCGCAAGCGGATATCGCCTTGCGAGAATGGTCATAATGTCATGTACCGCAGCCCCAGTCGGGGATGTAACTACTCCGATACGCTCCGGAAAACGAGGAATCGGCTTTTTGCGAGAGGAGTCAAACAGCCCTTCTTTTTCCAGCTTTGCTTTTAACTGTGCAAAGGCGAGACTCAAGGCCCCTAATCCATCAGGCTGCATATCCTCAACATACAACTGATATTGCCCGGAAACCTCATAGATTCCAACTCTACCTCGTACAAGTACCTTCATACCATCTTCCGGGCTGAATTTTAACCGGGAAGCGCTTCTGGAAAACATTACGGCATGTATCGCACATCGGTCATCTTTGAGGGTAAAATACAAATGCCCCGAGCGATAATTGCACGTAAAATTGGAAATTTCCCCAGTAACAAAAACGTGCGAAAGGATTTCGTCATCTTCAAACTTAAATTTGAGGTAAGTGTTCAGCTGGGTGACAGTCAGCACTTCCGGTTGCGTAATCACGGGTAAATTCCCTCCTTCAGCGCAGCAAGAACCGCAATTCCCGCAGCATTATCGGCGGAAAAGACAGGTTCTGCAAACCATGCGCCGAACTTCTGCGACAGTTTTTCACGCAAAATGGAATTGCTCATAACACCGCCTGCGAAAACAATCGGCAGTTCGCCGTATTGGTGAAGGAGCGCTTCCGCCATAGCGTCAAGTGCCGCATAAATCGACTGAAGACAAAATGCTGCAATTTCTTCTTTTGGAGTACCCTTTTCCAGCATGGAACGGCACTGGTTTTCCACGCCGGAAAGCGAACAGTTGCACCCTTTCATCGAAGCGCGTACGGAATAGGACTTTTGTGCCTTTAGAGCCAGTTTTTCCAATTCCGGCCCGGCCGGGAAAGGAAGGCCGAGCATTACGCCGACGCGGTCAACAGCTTGGCCAGCTTTCAAATCCAATGACTCGGCAACAATCTGTGTTGAAAAGATATTTTCCTTGTCAGGCTGGCAAAGAATTGCTTCTGTGGTTCCTCCGGAAACATGGAATGCGAGAAAACGCTCGGAGAGCAAACCGATTTTCCCTGCGGAATATAGGGCGGCGGCAATATGTCCCTGCTGGTGTGAAAAAAAGTGAAACGGCACTTTCAGCGAAAGTGCCGCTGTTTTTGCCGCAGCGACACCAACAAGGAAGCACGGCATATAGGAACCGTCCATACTTCTGGGACGGTTGGAGACTCCTACAGCCGCAATCGTGGAGTCACTGAACGAAAGAGCTTCTAAAACCTCAGGCAGCTGCTGCACATGGTGAAAAACTGCGTCACTTTGGCGCAGGCCTTT
This genomic interval carries:
- the xseB gene encoding exodeoxyribonuclease VII small subunit codes for the protein MNKKMTFETALKRLSEIVDLLEKGDTPLEESMKLFEEGSELAAFCYHKLSAAEQKIKTITEKGEQADGQD
- the xseA gene encoding exodeoxyribonuclease VII large subunit, producing the protein MITQPEVLTVTQLNTYLKFKFEDDEILSHVFVTGEISNFTCNYRSGHLYFTLKDDRCAIHAVMFSRSASRLKFSPEDGMKVLVRGRVGIYEVSGQYQLYVEDMQPDGLGALSLAFAQLKAKLEKEGLFDSSRKKPIPRFPERIGVVTSPTGAAVHDIMTILARRYPLAEVIFCPVQVQGDTAAPQIVAAIRQINRLKCADVIIVGRGGGSLEDLWPFNEEIVARAVAESEIPVISAVGHETDFTICDFAADLRAPTPSAAAELAVPDSTELMASVETLRMNLIRAASDKVANAKAELSVLSQNRFLKNPLESVELKKLEVDRLFGQMTESAQRNIEHEKERVSALCGKLNALSPLSVLSRGYAEVFNEEGKIVTSAEKISVHDKIAVRFSDGTLHCTVDEKEAEGENE
- a CDS encoding peptidase M22, whose product is MPDVLGLDTSNYTTSAALLHDGLIQQSKRLLPVKKGEKGLRQSDAVFHHVQQLPEVLEALSFSDSTIAAVGVSNRPRSMDGSYMPCFLVGVAAAKTAALSLKVPFHFFSHQQGHIAAALYSAGKIGLLSERFLAFHVSGGTTEAILCQPDKENIFSTQIVAESLDLKAGQAVDRVGVMLGLPFPAGPELEKLALKAQKSYSVRASMKGCNCSLSGVENQCRSMLEKGTPKEEIAAFCLQSIYAALDAMAEALLHQYGELPIVFAGGVMSNSILREKLSQKFGAWFAEPVFSADNAAGIAVLAALKEGIYP